The genomic segment AGCAATGTGACTTCGCTGTCGACTTCAGCCTCGACGGGCATCAGCACAGCACAAAGCGGCGTGAATTCACTGTCGACCGGCCTGAGCACGACCAATAGCAATGTGACTTCCTTGTCGACATCGACTTCGACCGGCATTTCATCGCTGTCGACTGGTCTGAGCACGACCAACAGCAACGTGTCGTCGCTGTCGACATCTGCATCGACCGGTATTTCATCGCTGTCAACCGGTTTGAGCACGACCGATAGCAATGTGTCGTCGTTGTCGACATCTGCATCGACCGGTATTTCATCGCTGTCAACTGGTTTGAGCACGACCAGCAGCAATGTGTCGTCGCTGTCGACATCTGCATCGACCGGTATTTCATCGCTGTCAACCGGTTTGAGCACGACCAGCAGCAATGTGTCGTCGCTGTCGACCGGCTTGAGTACGACCAACAGCAATGTCTCCTCGCTGTCGACGTCTGCATCGACCGGTATTTCATCGCTGTCAACTGGTTTGAGCACGACCGATAGCAATGTGTCGTCGTTGTCGACATCTGCATCGACCGGTATTTCATCGCTGTCAACCGGTTTGAGCACGACCAGCAGCAATGTGTCGTCGCTGTCGACCGGCTTGAGTACGACCAACAGCAATGTCTCCTCGCTGTCGACGTCTGCATCGACCGGTATTTCATCGCTGTCAACTGGTTTGAGCACGACCGATAGCAATGTGTCGTCGTTGTCGACTTCCGCATCGACCGGTATTTCATCGCTGTCAACTGGTTTGAGCACGACCGATAGCAATGTGTCGTCGTTGTCGACTTCCGCATCGACCGGTATTTCATCGCTGTCAACCGGTTTGAGCACGACCAACAGCAATGTGTCGTCGTTGTCGACCGGCTTGAGTACGACCAACAGCAATGTCTCCTCGCTGTCGACGTCTGCATCGACCGGTATTTCATCGCTGTCAACTGGTTTGAGCACGACGAATAGCAATGTGTCGTCGTTGTCGACATCTGCATCGACCGGCATTTCATCGCTGTCGACTGGTCTGAGCACGACGAATAGCAACGTGTCGTCGCTGTCGACATCTGCATCGACCGGTATTTCATCGCTGTCAACCGGTTTGAGCACGACCGATAGCAATGTGTCGTCGTTGTCGACATCTGCATCGACCGGCATTTCATCGCTGTCGACTGGTCTGAGCACGACGAATAGCAATGTCTCCTCGCTGTCGACTTCCGCATCGACCGGTATTTCGTCACTGTCAACCGGTTTGAGCACGACCAACAGCAATGTCTCCTCGCTGTCGACGTCTGCATCGACCGGTATTTCATCGCTGTCAACTGGTTTGAGCACGACCGATAGCAATGTGTCGTCGTTGTCGACATCTGCATCGACCGGTATTTCATCGCTGTCAACCGGTTTGAGCACGACCAACAGCAATGTCTCCTCGCTGTCGACGTCTGCATCGACCGGTATTTCATCGCTGTCAACTGGTTTGAGCACGACCGATAGCAATGTGTCGTCGTTGTCGACATCTGCATCGACCGGCATTTCATCGCTGTCGACTGGTCTGAGCACGACGAATAGCAATGTCTCCTCGCTGTCGACTTCCGCATCGACCGGTATTTCGTCACTGTCAACCGGTTTGAGCACGACCAACAGCAATGTCTCCTCGCTGTCGACGTCTGCATCGACCGGTATTTCATCGCTGTCGACAGGGTTAAGCACGACCAATAGCAATGTGTCGTCGTTGTCGACATCTGCATCGACCGGCATTTCATCGCTGTCGACTGGTCTGAGCACGACGAATAGCAATGTCTCCTCGCTGTCGACTTCCGCATCGACCGGTATTTCGTCGCTGTCGACCGGTTTGAGCACGACCGATAGCAATGTGTCGTCGTTGTCGACATCTGCATCGACCGGCATTTCATCGCTGTCGACTGGTCTGAGCACGACGAATAGCAATGTCTCCTCGCTGTCGACTTCCGCATCGACCGGTATTTCGTCACTGTCAACCGGTTTGAGCACGACCAACAGCAATGTCTCCTCGCTGTCGACGTCTGCATCGACCGGTATTTCATCGCTGTCGACTGGTCTGAGCACGACGAATAGCAATGTCTCCTCGCTGTCGACTTCCGCATCGACCGGTATTTCGTCACTGTCAACCGGTTTGAGCACGACCAACAGCAATGTCTCCTCGCTGTCGACGTCTGCATCGACCGGTATTTCGTCGCTGTCGACTGGTCTGAGCACCACCAACACAAATGTGTCATCGCTGTCGACAGGCTTGAGCACTACCAACAGCAATATGACGTCGTTGTCGACATCGGCTTCGACCGGGATCAGCACGACGCAAAGCGGTGTGATTTCACTGTCGACCGGCCTGAGCACGACAAATAGCAATGTCGGTTCGCTGTCGACTTCCGTGTCGACCGGTCTGAGTACGGTGAGCAGCAACGTATCGTCGTTGTCGACCGGGTTGAGTACAACGAATAGCAGTGTGTCGTCACTGTCAACCGGCCTGAGCACTACCAACAGCAACGTGTCGTCGTTGTCTACAACTATTGCACCGCTGGTAGCGAGCAGCACATATGCCGCGAATTCCGGAATGGGTATCGGCGCCACCCTGATCGGTGCCGTCAACGCCAACGGAATGGCGGAAACACGAGGCATATCAGGCAACACGATTACATCGGTGGTCGTGGCGACTTGCGGTTCTGCCAATGGCATCGACAGCACAGCGTCCGGATTGTGCGCCAAGGCCACCCAGGACGGCGCAAGCGCCTATGGTTCCAATGCGCGGGCAACGGCAGTCAATACCACGGCTGTGGGCTTCCGGGCGCTTGCCTCCCAGGAAGGCGCGGTCGCCATCGGCTATAACGCTCAGGCTACCGGCGACCCAACCGTCGCAGTTGGCTATAACTCGGTTGCCGCCGGTAATAACTCTGTGGCAATGGGGGCGGGAGCGCAAGCGATTGCTAACAACACTGTTGCGCTGGGTGCAGGTTCTGTGGCGGATCAGGACAATACGGTGTCTGTAGGTGCTCATGGTAGCGAACGTCGCATTACCAATGTGGCTCCAGGTGTCAATCCGACTGATGCTGTGAATGTATCCCAACTCAACAACGTGCAAAACCAGATTGGTAATGTGCAACGGATTGCTTACTCGGGTATCGCCATGAGTATGGCGATGTCGGGGGCAGTGATGCCGGCTCTGGATGCGGGTGAAAAAGGTGTGGGTGTCGGTGTTGGCTCATATCAGGGTTATGGTGCGCTGGCCCTGCAGTTCAAGTCCATCAGCAAGACCGGCATGAGCGCTTGGGGGGCTGGGGTCAGCACTACCGGCCACAATGCCGGTTTAAGTCTTGGCTACGGTTTCAAGTGGAAATAAGCACTTGGCCTAGATATCCGGAGTAATGCATTTCGTCGGATAGCTAATGAAAACGCAATGACTTCGAATGAGTGTCATTGCGTTTTTTATTGACAATTCATTCGATATATTTCAACCCGTTCAATGGGGCAAAGTCGCCAAAATTCTATTGTTGAGTCCCGCTATGGAATGTTTTACGGTCGGTCGCTCAGCAACTCGCTGCGCTTTATGCCAGCGGTTGGTTTGGAAGATACATTGGGCGCAAGATAAAAACTGATTGCATGATTTTTCTAGCTTCGCGATACGTTGCAGTGCGTCCAAGCACGCGACCTGGGCCAGGTTTTTTTGTGCCCCGTTGATTGTATTGTCTATCGAGGTAGCCGGTTCAGACGAGTGATTGGCATTCATTCGCGCATTCTTTGGGTTGCATCCCCGTCGCTCCTGAAGACGAGTGCAGTTGGAGGCATCCTAAGCAGGACGCACTGCACCCTAAATACAGGTCACCGGTGACGCTTGGAAGGATAAGGTGTAGTAAAAATTTCCGACTCCATAGCCAGTAAGGCAAGGCGTTTTTCCTTGCCTGCCGGGCTTGCTCACTGTAATGCAGAATGGGGTAACTCTCTCGTCGCTTCTTATTTGTCTGTCTTTAAAATCATTGCCAACTCTGTTGCAGTGCGAAGAACCAAGGCACGCTTTTTCTCGGGTAAATCTTCAATTGCCGCAATCAGGCTTGCCGCCTGATCGCTAGGATGAGCTGATACATCGCGCAGCAGGCTTTCCATCGAAAGATCCAGCGCATCAGCCAGAGTCGAAAGCCTTCCCAGAGAGGCAGATATAACGCCCGTTTCCAGACGTGAAACGCTTTCCTTCTCGATTCCCAGTTTTTCTGCCAGGTCCGCTTGCGTAAGTTTCAGTTCCTTGCGCCTCGCCGCCAAACGAGCGCCAACCAGTTTGGAAAGTGTTTTGTCGCGCAGTTTTGCCTGATCGTCCAAGGAGGAGCCTCCATATCATTAGATGACATGAAGTGTCGATCTATCCCTCCTCGACGAAAATGATGTATATTGCAACTAATGACATAATAAGTCATTTTTATGATTTTTATTCCAACTACATGCGTAATAATTTTTAGGCATGGTTTAACGCACAACATCTGCAATATCGATGAATGGCAACGGCTCTTTCCCGGCGCGGCACATGGCTTACCTCTGCCGGGATCAATCAACAAACAGAAGCCCCATGATTTGGGAGCAATGCATGTCGCGAGGACCAACATGAACCAACTCAACGCCTACTTCTCCCTCAAAAACAAAGTCGCCCTGGTCACCGGCGCTGCACGCGGTATTGCGCTTCACATCGCCTGCGCTCTCTCCACCGCCGGTGCTCGGCTGGCGATCCTGGATGTGCGCGAGCAGGAGGGGCAGGTCGTCGCCTGGCTGCTTGGCAGCACCCAGGGCCGGGCCAGGTTCTGGTCGCTTGATGTCAGCGACCGCAAAGCGGTGCAACAAGTGATGGCAGCGGTTGAGGGACATTTCGGTCGTATCGATATTCTGGTTAACAGCGCCGGCAT from the Collimonas arenae genome contains:
- a CDS encoding helix-turn-helix domain-containing protein; translation: MDDQAKLRDKTLSKLVGARLAARRKELKLTQADLAEKLGIEKESVSRLETGVISASLGRLSTLADALDLSMESLLRDVSAHPSDQAASLIAAIEDLPEKKRALVLRTATELAMILKTDK